The DNA sequence tcatgaattttagttaaaaaatattatatttttttatttttaaaataatttcggttccttcggtccggaccggaccgaaccgaattatttcggttcggtccggttcggtccattataaaacttcggtccggttcggtccgaaaaaaatctaaacttcggttctcggtctattcggttcggtccggttttggaccgaaccgaccgaatgctcacccctacctAACGACATTCTTAACCAGAGCTATCCAACTGTGCCTCCCAAAGTATAGCTTTTATGGGTCTGGAAAAGAGAAAACAAGGCAGACAAAGAAGGCTGATTGCAAGGTGCAATAATTTTGTCTCGTTCTCTGATTTGAAACCCTATGAAAGACTTCATTTATCATAGATTTGTTCCAATAATTCCCATCTTCTAGAGAACACAAAAGGTTGATATGCCAAACAAACATTATCATATACCACAGTACTAGTATTCTATAATTGGAGTACTGGGCACATTTCCAAACCTTTCTGGTTGTCCACATTCAAATCTATGATGGTAAACAACACAACTTGCAACTAATCATGTGATTGTTGTTTGTGTCTTACATTGCTTGATTGTCACTTTTTTCAAGCATGACACAAATGATTATACATGAGATAAATaaatcggtctttctaatgtgtgcccaagggtacacaataagcaccaactttcatgaaaatagcttgttttgattggtggaattgatgtgaatacagggggccatttacatttattgtccatccaccaatcaaaaactaaaattctcatgggagttagtgactattgtgtgcccttgggcacactaTAGAAAATTCGTAAATCAATATACTATTATACAAAaaggataaaataataatggagGACTAAATCGTCAGGTTTGTGTGAATATCACTATCAGAAATCCTGATTTGACTGATCGATTATACTAACAatgaactataatttttctaCTCTTCAGTCTTCTCACTTGTTACATTCTTCTGATTTTCCTGCTCAATCTCAATCTTTCACACATTAAAATCTGAATTTAACAAGTTTAAGATTCATTATGGGTAGCGCTATATGGAAACACATTTTAGGGTGAAAATGGTGAGGACCCTAAAAAAATGCCAACAGAATATAGAAGTGGTATCCACGGAGATGTAAGTTTCAGAAGCAAGTAGCACCAAAAAAATTGACTACAATCAACACCGGTGACATCAAACTTTAAAACAAAATTGATTCAAGTGTCTTAAGATGCAATCTAAACACGGGTTTTTGACCAATTAGAAAGGAGAATATTATCTGTTGAGTTCTGCACGTGTTGGAATCACCGGAAGAAGAAAATTTCCAAATGGAGAATCGATGATTTTGAAGTTTGCCATGCAACCGTCCTGTTGTGCCTGCGCAACTGCATAATCTCTCGCCTGTTGGATTTTTGGATCGAGTCCCCTATTCTGAACCGCATTAGTCTGCACACAATATTTAAGGATTACTTTATGGTTCATACCTAGAAGTCTACAACTGAGAAAATAAAAAGCAATACCATTGGTCTCCTTGGTGGTGGTGCAAATGTTTCTTGCTTTCCAGCTGATGAAGATGCGGTCCTGTAACATGAAAACTTGTCAGCTCTTCATTATAATTACATTCAATGGTAGTGAATGGACTGCGAGAAACATCGACACAGCTTCAGGGAAATTGTGCACATAAGAAGCGGGAGACTCCGGTGTATATTTCTTGTTTTTCTGGATTTAAATAGAAGGTTTTGTTGATAGAAATCTATTTAACAAAATTGCTACGAAGCACTGCCTATGTCGGACAGTAAAAAGTTTGATGTACAATAAAATGTATGGTTTATGGTCTGATGAGGAACCATTAAGCACATATTTGTAAACCAATTTTT is a window from the Daucus carota subsp. sativus chromosome 8, DH1 v3.0, whole genome shotgun sequence genome containing:
- the LOC108198801 gene encoding uncharacterized protein LOC108198801, giving the protein MAAKSKRRKLDDSAHFTRTASASAGKQETYAPPPRRPKTDVVQNRGLNPESRGEMAAESKRRKVDDPAPFSRTASSSAGKQETFAPPPRRPMTNAVQNRGLDPKIQQARDYAVAQAQQDGCMANFKIIDSPFGNFLLPVIPTRAELNR